Genomic DNA from Candidatus Polarisedimenticolia bacterium:
GAAGGCAGCCGCCAGGAAGGCTTCTCCCAAGAAGAAGGCCGCCCCGAGAAAGGCCGCCAAGGCCCCGGCGGTGGTGACCCCCTACACGCCCCCCGCGGCCGTTTCGAACCCGACGGGCTCGGGCGGCGAATCGGGCTGGTCGTCCGACTTCGAGGGCGAGGAAGAGTAAGTCCACCATCCAGATTTCGATTCGGGACAGGGGGGCTGTGCCCCCCTGTTTTTTTCCATGAGCAGGCCCGCAGCTTCCATGAGAATCCGCCCCGTCCGAGCCGCATCCCTCGCGGCGCTGCTGCTCTTTTGCGCGGCGCTGTCCGGAGGCGGCCGCCTGTCCGCTTCGGAAGCACGGACCGTCGACCCGGACATTCTCGCCCGGCGCGCCGCGGGATACCTGGAGCAGTTCCGGCGCGACGATCTGGGTCAGGCGCTGCGACTCTTCGGCCAGGTGGCCAGGCTCGCGCCGCGCGATCCGCGAGGCCCTGCGGGAGTCGCCCAGGTCCGCGCGCTGCGGTTCCTGTTCGGGTGGGACCCCGATCCCGATTCGCTCCAGGCGGGGGTCCGCGCCGGCCAGCAAGCCGTGGAAATCGCTCCCGAATCGGCAGAGGCCCGGTGGGCGCTGGGGATCGTCCGCCTTGCCGAGGGCCGCACTACTCCTGCATTGGCCGAGATGGATCGCGCCGTCCAGCTCGCTCCCGAGGCATTCCTGGCGCACTTCTATCGGGGCATGCTGCTGCGTGCTCTGCGACGCAGCGCCGAGGCGCAGGAAGAAGCGCAGGCCGCACTGAGGCTCTCGCCCGCCTCTCCCGCCGCCCAGACCCTGCTCGGAGATTGCCTGCAGGACGAGAGGCGCTTTCTCGAGGCGCGCAACGCCTATCTCACCGCCGCCGAGCTGGATCAACACTTTCTCTGGGCCCGTCTCGGTCTGGCGGCGGCCTATCAGAAACAGGCCAATTTCGCCGCCGCCGAGAAGACCTATACGCTGACCGAGCAGGACTTTCCCGAGGACCGGACGCGCATCCGGATCCTGGCAGCTTCGCTCCTGGTGGCCGGACAGAACTACGAGGACGCCGTGACCGTCTACCAGGGAATCTCCGAGACCGAGCAGCTCTCGCCTCCCCTGATGCGGCGGCTGTTGCAGGCCGGACGGGCCTATTCCCTGGAGAAGCTGGGCAAGGCGGAGGAGGCGGAGTATTTCTGGAGCCGTCTCGTGGAAGAGTTCCCCGAGGATTACGACGGGCCGGTCCGCGACCGCGAGGTTGCGGCGCAGGCATACGAGGCCCTCGCCCGCATCCATGATTCCAAAGGAGACGCGACCCGGGCCGACAAACTGCTCGAGAGAGCGTGCGCCCACCGGGGCATGCCCTTCTCGGTCTACGCCACCCTCGCCGCGCGGCAGCAGACCAAAGGGAAGGTGTCGGAAGCGGTGAAAACCCTGCGTCGCGGCCTGGCCGAAGCCCCTCCGGACGAGGACTGGATCATTGCGACACAGAGTCTGCCGAGCCTTTCTAGGGCCCTGGTCGCGGAGCGGTCCGC
This window encodes:
- a CDS encoding tetratricopeptide repeat protein, with amino-acid sequence MRIRPVRAASLAALLLFCAALSGGGRLSASEARTVDPDILARRAAGYLEQFRRDDLGQALRLFGQVARLAPRDPRGPAGVAQVRALRFLFGWDPDPDSLQAGVRAGQQAVEIAPESAEARWALGIVRLAEGRTTPALAEMDRAVQLAPEAFLAHFYRGMLLRALRRSAEAQEEAQAALRLSPASPAAQTLLGDCLQDERRFLEARNAYLTAAELDQHFLWARLGLAAAYQKQANFAAAEKTYTLTEQDFPEDRTRIRILAASLLVAGQNYEDAVTVYQGISETEQLSPPLMRRLLQAGRAYSLEKLGKAEEAEYFWSRLVEEFPEDYDGPVRDREVAAQAYEALARIHDSKGDATRADKLLERACAHRGMPFSVYATLAARQQTKGKVSEAVKTLRRGLAEAPPDEDWIIATQSLPSLSRALVAERSASRDTRAGAQALFEEAARKVAASSPSSHVPYMNLARGEALLKMNSQALGHLKQAVHNGFIGMEKVAVDPDFREVAADPGFKAISETR